A single Streptomyces sp. Edi2 DNA region contains:
- a CDS encoding iron ABC transporter permease: MPDARPAAKLLRRVPLFVAGLCALAACAALSLALGARSVPLSTVWDALSGAVHGRDALVVTGLRLPRTVVALAVGAALGVAGAVVQGVTRNPLASPTTLGINAGAGFAVVTAIYALHLTRPAQYVWFAFAGAAAAALFAQALARRAGDLDPARLALGGTVLQLVLISWTSTVMLASKRSLDEARFWMAGSLAERPLSVLYPVLPTLVLGLLLALALAPALNALALGDDAAQALGVRVTRIRVGGGLAVVLLAASAVAVAGPLAFIGLAAPHLVRQLLRTSDHRIVVPGCLIAGPLLLLAADILGRIVIRPSELQVGIISAFLGAPLLALLARKVAR; encoded by the coding sequence GTGCCCGATGCGCGTCCCGCCGCGAAGCTCCTGCGGCGCGTCCCGCTGTTCGTGGCCGGGCTCTGTGCCCTGGCGGCCTGTGCCGCCCTGAGCCTTGCCCTCGGTGCCCGCTCCGTACCGCTGTCCACCGTGTGGGACGCGCTGTCCGGCGCCGTCCACGGACGGGATGCCCTCGTGGTGACCGGACTTCGGCTGCCGCGGACCGTGGTGGCCCTCGCGGTCGGCGCGGCGCTCGGCGTCGCCGGTGCGGTCGTCCAGGGCGTCACCCGCAACCCGCTCGCGTCGCCGACGACGCTCGGCATCAACGCGGGAGCGGGCTTCGCGGTGGTCACCGCGATCTACGCACTGCACCTGACCCGCCCCGCCCAGTACGTCTGGTTCGCATTCGCCGGCGCCGCGGCCGCCGCACTGTTCGCCCAGGCGCTGGCCCGGCGCGCCGGTGATCTCGACCCGGCGCGGCTCGCGCTGGGCGGCACCGTCCTCCAACTCGTCCTGATCTCCTGGACCTCGACGGTCATGCTGGCCAGCAAGCGGTCGCTGGACGAGGCCCGGTTCTGGATGGCCGGTTCGCTGGCCGAGCGCCCGCTGTCGGTGCTCTACCCGGTGCTGCCGACCCTGGTGCTCGGCCTGCTCCTCGCGCTGGCCCTGGCCCCCGCCCTCAACGCGCTGGCGCTGGGCGACGACGCGGCGCAGGCGCTGGGCGTACGGGTGACCCGGATCCGGGTGGGCGGCGGCCTGGCCGTCGTCCTGCTCGCCGCGTCGGCGGTGGCGGTGGCCGGTCCGCTCGCCTTCATCGGGCTGGCGGCACCGCACCTGGTCCGCCAGTTGCTGCGCACCTCCGACCACCGGATCGTGGTGCCGGGCTGTCTGATCGCCGGTCCCCTGCTGCTGCTCGCCGCCGACATCCTCGGACGGATCGTCATCCGGCCGTCCGAGCTGCAGGTCGGCATCATCAGCGCGTTCCTCGGCGCGCCGCTGCTGGCGCTGCTGGCCCGGAAGGTGGCCCGATGA
- a CDS encoding ABC transporter ATP-binding protein — MTANQLSTQGLDLRYGDRLIVGGLDLVLPGGAVTAVVGPNACGKSTLLRGLTRLLTPAAGTVALDGADIHRMPAKALALRMGLLPQQPVTPDAITVEALVRLGRYPHQRLLSPWSTADQQAVEEALRRTGTLELRDQPVDRLSGGQRQRAWIALALAQDTELLLLDEPTTFLDLRHQLDVLDLVAALHSEAGRTVVMVLHDLGQAARYADHLVVLKDGQLAAAGAPADVLDAELVKSVFDVDCRVIPDPETGTPLVVPKGSAKRHTTVSA, encoded by the coding sequence ATGACCGCCAACCAGCTCTCCACCCAGGGACTCGATCTGCGCTACGGCGACCGGCTGATCGTCGGCGGCCTCGATCTGGTGCTGCCCGGCGGCGCCGTCACCGCCGTCGTCGGCCCCAACGCCTGCGGCAAGTCGACCCTGTTGCGCGGTCTGACCCGGCTGCTGACGCCGGCCGCCGGTACCGTCGCGCTGGACGGCGCCGACATCCACCGGATGCCGGCGAAGGCGCTGGCCCTGCGGATGGGGCTGCTCCCCCAGCAGCCGGTCACCCCCGACGCGATCACCGTCGAGGCGCTGGTCCGGCTGGGCCGCTACCCGCACCAGCGGCTGCTGAGCCCCTGGTCGACGGCGGATCAGCAGGCGGTGGAGGAGGCGCTGCGGCGCACCGGCACCCTGGAGTTGCGCGACCAGCCCGTCGACCGGCTCTCCGGCGGCCAGCGGCAGCGCGCCTGGATCGCGCTCGCGCTGGCCCAGGACACCGAGCTGCTGCTGCTCGACGAGCCGACCACCTTCCTCGATCTGCGGCACCAGCTCGATGTCCTCGATCTGGTCGCCGCGTTGCACTCCGAGGCGGGCCGCACCGTGGTGATGGTGCTGCACGACCTCGGCCAGGCGGCCCGGTACGCGGATCACCTCGTGGTCCTCAAGGACGGGCAGCTGGCGGCGGCCGGCGCACCGGCGGACGTCCTCGACGCGGAGCTGGTCAAGTCCGTGTTCGACGTGGACTGCCGGGTGATCCCCGACCCCGAGACCGGCACCCCGCTGGTCGTCCCCAAGGGCAGCGCGAAACGGCACACCACCGTCTCCGCCTGA
- a CDS encoding iron ABC transporter permease has protein sequence MTDLARDEKPLGSPSSSPSPAPRRGRTVRRSLLLALAGLVVLGALVTVSVANGDMPLPPADAVQGLFGIGDSATVLVVQEFRAPRMVAAIVAGAGLAVAGALLQRLFRNPLASPDVMGVTGGASFGAVAMLAAGASQALMPLAALGGGLLAAVLLGVFGWRAGVSVTRLVLVGLAVQAGLSAAVSFMVVRFPTELAGSALQWTTGSVYGRTWIEVWSAGGAMAVALLAAFALQRRLAVLDLGDDSAGALGLRTHTARLQILVVAIVLASLAAALTGPVAFVALAVPHMVRFLAGPPTAGTLALSGLAGAVLLLASDLVAQYLLPVGGLPVGVVTATLGAPWLLVLMIRQSSSVNRSVR, from the coding sequence ATGACCGACCTCGCACGGGACGAGAAGCCGCTCGGCTCGCCGTCCTCCTCCCCCTCCCCCGCTCCCCGGCGCGGGCGCACGGTCCGCCGGAGCCTGCTGCTCGCCCTCGCCGGCCTCGTGGTGCTCGGCGCGCTGGTGACGGTGTCGGTGGCCAACGGCGATATGCCGCTGCCGCCCGCCGATGCGGTCCAGGGCCTGTTCGGGATCGGCGATTCCGCCACGGTGCTGGTGGTCCAGGAGTTCCGGGCCCCGCGGATGGTCGCGGCGATCGTCGCGGGCGCGGGCCTGGCGGTGGCCGGTGCCCTGCTGCAGCGGCTGTTCCGCAATCCGCTGGCCTCCCCCGATGTGATGGGGGTGACCGGCGGTGCCTCGTTCGGCGCGGTGGCGATGCTGGCTGCCGGTGCCTCACAGGCGCTGATGCCGCTGGCCGCCCTCGGCGGCGGGCTGCTGGCGGCGGTCCTGCTGGGGGTGTTCGGCTGGCGCGCCGGGGTCAGCGTGACCCGGCTGGTGCTGGTCGGTCTCGCCGTACAGGCGGGCCTGTCCGCGGCGGTGAGCTTCATGGTGGTCCGCTTCCCCACCGAGCTGGCCGGTTCGGCCCTCCAGTGGACGACGGGGTCGGTGTACGGGCGGACCTGGATCGAGGTGTGGTCCGCGGGCGGGGCGATGGCCGTGGCGCTGCTCGCCGCCTTCGCACTGCAGCGCCGGCTCGCGGTCCTCGACCTGGGCGACGACTCGGCGGGCGCGCTCGGTCTGCGTACCCACACCGCCCGCCTGCAGATCCTGGTCGTCGCCATCGTGCTGGCCTCGCTGGCCGCCGCGCTCACCGGCCCGGTCGCCTTTGTCGCGCTCGCCGTCCCGCACATGGTGCGGTTCCTCGCCGGGCCGCCGACCGCCGGGACGCTGGCGCTGTCCGGCCTGGCCGGTGCGGTGCTGCTGCTCGCCTCCGACCTCGTGGCGCAGTACCTGCTGCCGGTCGGCGGGCTGCCGGTCGGCGTGGTCACCGCCACGCTGGGCGCGCCGTGGCTGCTGGTGTTGATGATCCGTCAGAGCAGTTCCGTCAACAGGAGTGTCCGATGA
- a CDS encoding NAD(P)/FAD-dependent oxidoreductase, translating to MIPTPPRIAIIGAGPGGLTCARVLQRNGVPVTVFEHDASAGARPQGGTLELDMTTGQAALRAAGLYEEFAALARPAGQEVRLLDHTATALFPDAPTPTPGAAGHSEIDRGELRRLLLDSLTPGTVRWGSYLRTLHPLGDGRHRAEFDDGHSETFDLVIGADGSWSRVRPMLSDATPHYTGVTFVESGFEDAGTRHPEAARLVGAGSMRAESAGKALIARRDSRGRIRLYAAFRGSQDWALEAGVRMTDTEAVRAVLLDRFAGWDERLLALLRDNDGGFAHRPLFALPVPHTWTHTPGLTLLGDAAHLMPPFAPPGAGLAMLDGAELARALTGHRDPDEAVRAYETALLPRAAEAAEHAARGLAEALTPDAPLRHPRARRR from the coding sequence ATGATCCCCACCCCTCCCCGTATCGCGATCATCGGCGCCGGCCCCGGCGGGCTGACCTGTGCCCGCGTTCTGCAGCGCAACGGCGTACCGGTCACCGTCTTCGAGCACGACGCCTCCGCCGGTGCCCGCCCGCAAGGCGGCACGCTGGAGCTGGACATGACGACCGGTCAGGCGGCGCTGCGGGCCGCCGGCCTGTACGAGGAGTTCGCCGCTCTCGCCCGCCCCGCCGGACAGGAGGTGCGGCTGCTCGACCACACCGCGACGGCGCTCTTCCCGGACGCCCCCACCCCCACCCCCGGCGCGGCCGGCCACTCCGAGATCGACCGGGGCGAGCTGCGCCGGCTGCTGCTGGACTCCCTCACGCCCGGAACCGTGCGCTGGGGCAGCTACCTGCGCACCCTTCATCCGCTCGGCGACGGCCGCCACCGGGCCGAGTTCGACGACGGCCACAGCGAGACCTTCGACCTGGTCATCGGTGCCGACGGCAGCTGGTCCAGGGTCCGGCCGATGCTCTCCGACGCCACCCCTCACTACACCGGGGTCACTTTCGTCGAGTCCGGATTCGAGGACGCCGGCACCCGGCACCCCGAGGCCGCCCGTCTGGTCGGGGCCGGCAGCATGCGGGCGGAGTCCGCCGGCAAGGCGCTGATCGCCCGGCGCGACAGCCGCGGCCGCATCCGCCTCTATGCCGCCTTCCGCGGCTCCCAGGACTGGGCGCTGGAGGCCGGGGTGCGGATGACGGACACCGAGGCCGTCCGTGCCGTACTCCTCGACCGGTTCGCGGGCTGGGACGAACGGCTGCTGGCGCTGCTGCGGGACAACGACGGCGGGTTCGCCCACCGCCCGCTGTTCGCCCTGCCGGTGCCGCACACCTGGACGCACACCCCCGGCCTGACCCTGCTCGGCGACGCCGCACATCTGATGCCGCCGTTCGCCCCCCCGGGCGCCGGCCTCGCCATGCTCGACGGCGCCGAACTCGCCCGGGCCCTCACCGGGCACCGTGACCCGGACGAAGCGGTGCGCGCCTACGAAACGGCCCTGCTGCCCCGCGCCGCCGAGGCCGCCGAACACGCCGCCCGCGGCCTGGCCGAAGCCCTCACCCCCGACGCCCCGCTGCGCCATCCGCGCGCCCGCCGGCGGTGA